The following proteins are encoded in a genomic region of Schistocerca serialis cubense isolate TAMUIC-IGC-003099 chromosome 9, iqSchSeri2.2, whole genome shotgun sequence:
- the LOC126418902 gene encoding endocuticle structural glycoprotein SgAbd-9 — MKLILAVLSLAVVCRAGPQVPFVPRPVVPGAFVPIVSQNFDLNGVDGSYTFSYESADGSARQESGVVNAPGTPLEAQAVQGSYTYVGTDGVPVQVNYVADENGFQPVGNVVAPAISRAVAAQVAQARAEGPILPGVPTPIPFRGRPF; from the exons ATCCTGGCAGTGCTGTCCCTGGCCGTGGTGTGCCGTGCCGGCCCCCAGGTGCCCTTCGTGCCACGACCCGTGGTCCCGGGTGCCTTCGTGCCCATCGTCAGCCAGAACTTCGACCTCAACGGAGTCGACGGCTCCTACACATTCAG CTACGAGAGCGCTGACGGCAGCGCGCGGCAGGAGAGTGGAGTGGTCAACGCTCCTGGAACTCCTCTGGAAGCTCAGGCCGTCCAGGGTTCCTACACCTACGTTGGCACCGACGGCGTCCCCGTGCAG GTGAACTACGTGGCTGACGAGAACGGCTTCCAGCCGGTCGGCAACGTGGTCGCCCCCGCCATCAGCCGCGCCGTGGCCGCTCAGGTGGCGCAGGCCCGCGCCGAGGGCCCCATCCTGCCCGGAGTGCCCACGCCCATCCCCTTCCGCGGAAGGCCCTTCTGA